From Gammaproteobacteria bacterium, a single genomic window includes:
- a CDS encoding hypothetical protein (Evidence 5 : Unknown function) — protein sequence MLGGNLGYRTKLDTVAEVKRTARNWVIVIVYGVNGDIKDVLTPEGNAILSANGRNSAGW from the coding sequence GTGCTAGGTGGTAACTTGGGTTATCGTACAAAACTAGATACTGTTGCAGAAGTAAAACGGACTGCTAGAAACTGGGTAATTGTAATAGTTTACGGAGTAAATGGTGACATTAAAGACGTACTTACTCCTGAAGGTAACGCTATCTTATCGGCCAACGGAAGAAATTCCGCTGGCTGGTAG